From the genome of Marinicella rhabdoformis:
TGTATACCGTTCATTCTGGTATGTTTAAGTCTATATATATCAATGGAAAGGGTGAAGAACGGATTGTAGAAATATTCATCCCAGGACAAGTCATGGGCTTTGATGGCATCAGAGATGGCCGCTATAAAACCACAGTCAAAGCCATAAACTCAGGATCTTATTGTGTTATCCCTTATCAACAATTGAATGAACTGGCTTTTAAACACAAGTCCATTCAAAACCGTTTGTTCAAAATGATGAGCGAAAAAATCTTACAATTTGAAATTTCTAACAGTGAATTCAACGCCAGACAAAAACTGGTTCATTTCGTTAAAGATGTTTCTGACCTGTACTACTCACGTGGTTTTTCACCTAAACAGTTTCCATTTCCTGTTTCCCAAAGGGATTTGGCTAACCATTTAGGCTTGGCTGAAGAAACACTGAGCAGGACTTTTGCCAAACTCAAAAAAGAAGAGGTGTTGATGTTAAAAGACCACCAAATAACGATTTTTGAGATAGAAGCTTTGGAAGACATATTAAACACTTGAAAACCACAACAGTGACACCACATTAGCTACTAACTTTTATATGGCCACAAGCAAACGGCCAAATTATTTGGAGAACAACATGAGCGAAAACATCATCAACGCCACAGACGCAACTTTTGATGAA
Proteins encoded in this window:
- a CDS encoding Crp/Fnr family transcriptional regulator is translated as MNFDQYNKSDSTYQNNCGDCELCTHTVNRRRVRIDSEEIMAIENIIQSHTQAEKGQVIYKTGQPFTHLYTVHSGMFKSIYINGKGEERIVEIFIPGQVMGFDGIRDGRYKTTVKAINSGSYCVIPYQQLNELAFKHKSIQNRLFKMMSEKILQFEISNSEFNARQKLVHFVKDVSDLYYSRGFSPKQFPFPVSQRDLANHLGLAEETLSRTFAKLKKEEVLMLKDHQITIFEIEALEDILNT